One genomic window of Conger conger chromosome 7, fConCon1.1, whole genome shotgun sequence includes the following:
- the LOC133133770 gene encoding uncharacterized protein LOC133133770 yields MDVLTVAALLSLLSVSAAKPLECEDLIQPLPLNEIQAKISGQWIYTEARTNHQPYTDLLKTLNSSLMDIVLSPQNGTAVIKQRHMLSGKCHYHLINLNTSNNTIHRLHANGTTTITVLPSCSDCLVLNFIIVDGKNIIKTLKLYGKTRRLSPSDLEMYQKQAECLGLPAPSFKDDEKQDLCPDEEKPASTEEGGREKSGH; encoded by the exons ATGGATGTGCTTACTGTGGCCGCTCTCCTCAGCCTCCTCTCTGTGAGCGCAGCTAAACCCCTGGAGTGTGAAGATCTCATTCAACCCTTACCCCTGAATGAAATTCAAGCAAAG ATATCAGGGCAATGGATCTACACTGAAGCAAGAACAAATCATCAGCCATACACTGATTTATTGAAAACATTGAACAGCTCATTGATGGATATTGTGCTGTCACCACAAAATGGCACTGCTGTCATCAAACAGAGACACATGTT GAGTGGAAAGTGTCATTATCATCTCATTAATTTGAATACGTCAAATAACACCATTCATCGTTTAC ATGCAAATGGCACTACGACTATTACCGTCCTGCCTTCCTGTTCTGACTGTCTTGTACTGAACTTCATCATTGTGGACGGCAAGAACATCATCAAAACACTCAAACTCTATG GTAAAACAAGAAGGTTAAGTCCTTCTGACTTGGAGATGTACCAGAAACAAGCAGAGTGTCTGGGGTTGCCAGCGCCAAGCTTCAAAGATGATGAAAAGCAAG ATTTATGTCCTGATGAAGAAAAACCCGCAAGcacagaagagggagggagagaaaaaagtgGTCATTGA
- the c1qbp gene encoding complement component 1 Q subcomponent-binding protein, mitochondrial isoform X2, with the protein MLKSLARVVTTAARFSARTTTVSWAGTLEPLGRPALCVPNSATIRPFTRSIWMMRNSGSGSGPRPTLLSRDKAFAEFLSDELKEERKIKKHQSLPKMSGGWDMDLNGTEAKLIRTLAGEKVTVTFNINNSIPPNFEEEENQGQKSGENEPEIVSTPNFVVEVTKHASNTSLVFDCHYPEDEASHGEGEEESDIFAIREVSFQPIGEADWKETSYTLNTDSLDWALYDHLMDFLADRGVDNTFADELIELSTALEHQEYIGFLENLSGFVKCS; encoded by the exons ATGTTAAAATCGCTTGCCCGTGTCGTCACCACCGCGGCTCGTTTTTCTGCGAGAACGACCACCGTTTCCTGGGCCGGAACACTGGAGCCTTTGGGGCGACCGGCACTGTGCGTTCCAAATTCGGCAACAATTCGGCCTTTCACTCGGTCCATCTGGATGATGCGAAACAGCGGGTctggatcaggacccagaccaACATTACTCTCAA GGGATAAAGCTTTTGCAGAGTTCCTTTCGGATGAACtcaaagaggagaggaagattAAGAAACATCAGTCACTTCCCAAAATGTCTGGCGGGTGGGACATGGACCTGAATGGCACAGAAGCCAAGCTAATTAGAACACTCGCTGGAGAAAA AGTGACTGTCACGTTTAACATCAACAACAGCATTCCTCCCAACTTTGAGGAAGAGGAAAACCAGGGGCAGAAAAGTGGAGAGAATGAG CCTGAAATTGTGTCAACACCCAACTTTGTGGTAGAAGTAACAAAACACGCCTCAAACACTTCCTTGGTGTTTGACTGTCACTATCCAGAAGATGAG GCTAGTCatggggaaggagaggaggagagtgacaTATTTGCTATTCGTGAGGTCAGTTTCCAGCCCATAGGGGAGGCCGATTGGAAAGAGACCAGCTACACGCTCAACACAGATTCTCTGGACTGG GCTCTGTATGACCACTTGATGGACTTCCTGGCTGACCGTGGAGTAGATAACACCTTTGCTGATGAGCTCATTGAGCTGAGCACTGCTCTGGAGCATCAGGAGTACATTGGATTCCTGGAGAATCTCAGTGGCTTTGTCAAGTGCTCGTAA
- the c1qbp gene encoding complement component 1 Q subcomponent-binding protein, mitochondrial isoform X1: MLKSLARVVTTAARFSARTTTVSWAGTLEPLGRPALCVPNSATIRPFTRSIWMMRNSGSGSGPRPTLLSSRGTPSVSCGCGGLHTEGDKAFAEFLSDELKEERKIKKHQSLPKMSGGWDMDLNGTEAKLIRTLAGEKVTVTFNINNSIPPNFEEEENQGQKSGENEPEIVSTPNFVVEVTKHASNTSLVFDCHYPEDEASHGEGEEESDIFAIREVSFQPIGEADWKETSYTLNTDSLDWALYDHLMDFLADRGVDNTFADELIELSTALEHQEYIGFLENLSGFVKCS; encoded by the exons ATGTTAAAATCGCTTGCCCGTGTCGTCACCACCGCGGCTCGTTTTTCTGCGAGAACGACCACCGTTTCCTGGGCCGGAACACTGGAGCCTTTGGGGCGACCGGCACTGTGCGTTCCAAATTCGGCAACAATTCGGCCTTTCACTCGGTCCATCTGGATGATGCGAAACAGCGGGTctggatcaggacccagaccaACATTACTCTCAAGTAGGGGTACTCCATCTGTGTCGTGTGGCTGTGGAGGGCTTCATACAGAAG GGGATAAAGCTTTTGCAGAGTTCCTTTCGGATGAACtcaaagaggagaggaagattAAGAAACATCAGTCACTTCCCAAAATGTCTGGCGGGTGGGACATGGACCTGAATGGCACAGAAGCCAAGCTAATTAGAACACTCGCTGGAGAAAA AGTGACTGTCACGTTTAACATCAACAACAGCATTCCTCCCAACTTTGAGGAAGAGGAAAACCAGGGGCAGAAAAGTGGAGAGAATGAG CCTGAAATTGTGTCAACACCCAACTTTGTGGTAGAAGTAACAAAACACGCCTCAAACACTTCCTTGGTGTTTGACTGTCACTATCCAGAAGATGAG GCTAGTCatggggaaggagaggaggagagtgacaTATTTGCTATTCGTGAGGTCAGTTTCCAGCCCATAGGGGAGGCCGATTGGAAAGAGACCAGCTACACGCTCAACACAGATTCTCTGGACTGG GCTCTGTATGACCACTTGATGGACTTCCTGGCTGACCGTGGAGTAGATAACACCTTTGCTGATGAGCTCATTGAGCTGAGCACTGCTCTGGAGCATCAGGAGTACATTGGATTCCTGGAGAATCTCAGTGGCTTTGTCAAGTGCTCGTAA
- the rpain gene encoding RPA-interacting protein, whose product MDALDRHRSMYKGTTPPWKETYRKRCADRLKNSRSRLLEKYRKIGGTLGCGASSSFLVQEVMEEEWTALQSADSRLPSLWRKNGIGEVYSLMQESDDLAVLEEIQQELVSQELSIIEEYEKSMQYEEGYLNSVVEGMEEGGQIVCPICRMNNLTVNSHFTSCLCGVYINTKHRNITPAHLQSLLESRVTQHMEECLHNPVFSMASNTDGSPNMIISCKVCDYLSIVL is encoded by the exons ATGGATGCTCTAGACAGACATCGTTCCATGTACAAAGGTACAACTCCTCCATGGAAagaaacctacaggaag CGCTGTGCTGACAGGTTAAAAAACAGTCGGTCACGGTTATTGGAGAAGTACCGGAAGATTGGAGGTACTCTGGGCTGCGGAGCGAGCAGTTCTTTCCTGGTCCAAGAAGTGATGGAGGAGGAGTGGACTGCGCTTCAGTCGGCGGACAGCAGATTACCATCACTCTGGCGTAAAAATGGCATTGGGGAG GTGTACAGTTTAATGCAGGAGAGCGATGACCTGGCCGTGCTTGAGGAGATTCAACAGGAGCTGGTATCTCAAG AATTGTCCATTATTGAAGAGTATGAGAAAAGCATGCAGTATGAGGAGGGGTATTTGAATTCTGTAGTGGAGGGAATGGAGGAAGGAGGACAAATTGTATGTCCAATTTGTCGCAT GAACAATCTGACTGTTAACAGCCATTTTACATCGTGTCTGTGCGGGGTGTACATCAACACAAAg CACAGGAATattacacctgcacacctgcagtCTCTCCTGGAGAGTAGAGTCACACAGCACATGGAAGAGTGCCTGCATAATCCCGTCTTCTCCATGGCCAGCAACACGGATGGATCTCCAAATATGATCATCAGTTGTAAG GTGTGTGACTACTTGTCAATCGTTTTGTGA